One region of Limnospira fusiformis SAG 85.79 genomic DNA includes:
- a CDS encoding tetratricopeptide repeat protein: MANRTVLGVSIAIAIVAGAGVWVKQQQQEAIAQARLLTDSVGAVETLSGYDSLSAAHDHLQGAIARLENAPKFPRQSELEELTFLRSQLQVVQQKLEPEQKARQNYQEAITRAMSASQLVQNPPHPPAVWEEAQRKWQQTIAQLESIPQHSSTFAEAQGKLKEYRDNLAVVSQYVMRSHQAVELNNRGMEKIQAGNYSAAIVTLSQAVELNPALMEAYLNRGFAYAAMDSHQSALSNYTTAIRVNSSSPEPYYFRGEEYLQLGRFEEALTDYNKAIDLDPNRANAYLDRGLIHYQLDHLEKAAADFSKAAELLNHSQEPALKQLAFNLARDIRATLEVDPVETEQSATSSSMVAEEMEPEEPETIILYRQRRVKANYRSLPSTVTRSRSSSGSRSGSRSRSRRR; this comes from the coding sequence ATGGCAAACCGAACTGTTTTGGGTGTATCGATCGCGATCGCCATCGTCGCGGGTGCAGGGGTCTGGGTGAAACAACAGCAGCAGGAGGCGATCGCACAAGCCCGACTGTTGACAGACTCCGTGGGGGCGGTGGAAACCCTCTCCGGTTACGATAGTCTTTCTGCCGCTCATGACCACCTACAAGGGGCGATCGCACGCCTAGAAAATGCCCCGAAATTTCCCAGACAGTCCGAGTTGGAAGAACTGACTTTTTTACGTTCCCAGTTACAGGTTGTTCAACAAAAGCTGGAACCCGAACAAAAAGCCCGCCAAAATTACCAGGAAGCCATCACGCGAGCCATGTCCGCCTCGCAACTCGTGCAGAACCCCCCCCACCCCCCTGCGGTTTGGGAAGAGGCGCAACGCAAATGGCAGCAGACGATCGCCCAATTGGAAAGCATCCCCCAGCACTCCTCCACCTTTGCAGAAGCCCAGGGGAAACTGAAAGAATATCGGGACAATCTGGCGGTGGTGAGCCAATATGTCATGCGATCGCACCAGGCGGTAGAATTGAACAATCGGGGCATGGAGAAAATCCAAGCCGGGAATTATAGTGCTGCGATCGTCACTCTCAGTCAGGCTGTAGAACTGAATCCCGCCCTGATGGAGGCTTACCTAAATCGAGGTTTTGCCTACGCAGCCATGGACAGCCACCAATCAGCCCTCTCCAATTATACTACAGCAATTCGGGTGAATTCGTCAAGCCCTGAACCATACTATTTTCGCGGGGAAGAATACCTGCAATTAGGGAGGTTTGAAGAGGCTTTGACCGATTACAATAAAGCGATCGACCTAGACCCAAATCGAGCGAATGCCTACTTAGATAGGGGGTTAATTCATTATCAACTCGACCACCTGGAAAAAGCCGCCGCCGACTTCAGCAAAGCTGCCGAATTATTGAACCACAGCCAAGAACCCGCCCTCAAGCAATTGGCATTTAATCTCGCCCGAGATATCCGCGCCACCTTGGAAGTAGACCCCGTGGAAACCGAACAATCAGCCACCTCATCCTCAATGGTAGCAGAAGAAATGGAACCCGAAGAACCCGAGACAATTATTCTTTATCGCCAAAGGCGGGTCAAAGCCAACTATAGAAGTCTTCCTTCTACAGTTACCCGGAGTCGGTCTAGTTCCGGGAGTCGGTCTGGTTCCCGGAGTCGTTCCCGCCGCCGATAA
- a CDS encoding L-threonylcarbamoyladenylate synthase has product MAKVSQEELIKAAIAGVAVITFPTDTVPALAARPDKAEAIFQTKQRPPDKPLILMGATAESLWQFVDSLAWELECWQQIARQYWPGALTLVLPASSAVPPAVNPTDPTTIGLRVPKCEIALEILKRTGPLATTSANLSGQPPLLTTADIDRQFPEVLTLKDAPPESGSAIPSTVVRWTKNGDWEILRRGGVEFVSPLPKSRFK; this is encoded by the coding sequence ATGGCTAAAGTCTCCCAAGAAGAACTAATTAAAGCAGCGATCGCAGGGGTTGCCGTGATCACCTTTCCCACAGACACAGTACCCGCCTTAGCAGCCCGTCCAGACAAGGCTGAAGCCATTTTTCAGACCAAACAACGCCCCCCCGATAAACCATTAATTTTGATGGGGGCTACAGCCGAAAGTCTATGGCAGTTTGTAGATAGCCTAGCCTGGGAATTAGAATGCTGGCAGCAAATCGCCCGTCAGTATTGGCCAGGAGCCTTAACCCTAGTGTTACCAGCATCTTCAGCAGTTCCCCCAGCCGTTAATCCCACCGATCCAACCACCATTGGTTTACGGGTTCCTAAGTGTGAAATTGCCCTAGAAATCCTCAAACGTACTGGCCCACTGGCTACCACTAGCGCTAATCTTTCGGGACAACCACCCCTATTAACCACGGCTGATATAGATAGGCAGTTTCCAGAAGTTCTGACCTTAAAGGACGCTCCCCCAGAGTCAGGGTCTGCCATTCCCTCAACAGTAGTGCGGTGGACAAAAAACGGAGATTGGGAAATACTGAGGAGGGGTGGGGTAGAGTTTGTCAGCCCCTTGCCCAAATCCAGATTTAAATAG
- a CDS encoding sensor histidine kinase yields MGWNEFIYLGAGLGLGWWLGQRQLSGGGMKLMTPKPPLAKTSRSPLPESGTGELDAISDPQVAALAEKLQQTRLAYHLAVEMAQFKAGFLARTSHELRSPLNSIIGFLQLILADLCENPQEERDFIQQAHDATLRMIALMDEVIMVAKTEYGSQQMNLQPLKLAEMLAEVEQLTHLQAANRSIRLSIIPPDPQVYVIGDRPRLKQVLLSLVDGAIAGMESGKVQVSTHVASESGYVHIWIDDQRPISAWSESWDLLESTLKSPASNSTNIDPTDIALSPGMRLLMNQTLLGLMNGRLDVVAVPPDSENRNFTRTQCSLPLG; encoded by the coding sequence ATGGGCTGGAATGAATTTATCTATTTGGGTGCAGGGCTGGGACTGGGTTGGTGGCTAGGTCAGCGCCAACTTTCCGGGGGGGGAATGAAACTCATGACCCCAAAACCGCCTTTGGCGAAAACTTCCCGATCGCCATTACCAGAGTCGGGGACCGGAGAATTGGATGCTATTAGCGATCCACAGGTGGCAGCCTTAGCCGAAAAATTGCAGCAGACGCGATTGGCTTATCATTTAGCCGTAGAAATGGCTCAGTTTAAGGCGGGTTTTTTAGCCCGTACCTCCCACGAGTTGCGATCGCCCCTAAATAGCATCATCGGCTTTTTACAGTTAATCCTTGCCGACCTATGCGAAAATCCACAAGAGGAAAGGGATTTTATCCAACAAGCCCATGATGCCACCCTGCGGATGATAGCGTTAATGGATGAGGTGATTATGGTGGCTAAAACCGAATATGGTAGCCAACAGATGAACCTGCAACCCCTGAAACTGGCTGAAATGTTGGCGGAGGTGGAACAACTCACCCACTTACAAGCGGCTAACCGCAGCATCCGCCTATCAATTATTCCCCCCGATCCGCAGGTATATGTAATTGGCGATCGCCCTCGCCTCAAGCAAGTTTTACTCAGTCTGGTCGATGGTGCGATCGCTGGGATGGAGTCTGGGAAGGTCCAAGTTTCCACCCACGTCGCCTCAGAGTCTGGCTATGTTCACATTTGGATTGATGACCAACGCCCCATCAGCGCCTGGAGTGAGTCCTGGGATTTACTCGAGTCTACCCTAAAATCCCCAGCCAGCAACAGCACCAACATTGACCCAACTGATATAGCCCTTTCGCCGGGGATGCGTCTATTAATGAATCAGACCCTATTGGGGTTGATGAATGGGCGCTTAGACGTGGTAGCAGTGCCGCCAGATTCAGAAAACAGAAATTTCACCCGCACTCAATGTTCCCTTCCCCTGGGCTGA
- a CDS encoding 4-hydroxybenzoate solanesyltransferase yields MVTEANQPQPTWLSVVRLLRWDKPAGRLILMIPALWAIFLATGGTPPLTLILVIVFGSLATSAAGCVVNDLWDRNIDPEVERTRNRPLASRALTIKTGVVVGLVAFACAFGLALYLNPLSFWLSVAAVPVIICYPLAKRVFPVPQLVLSIAWGFAVLISWSAANGSLEASTGLLWGATVLWTLGFDTVYAMSDREDDRRLGINSSALFFGDFAPNAVGLFFLGTAALMLGVDLQMHLHPVSWLALAIVVILWARQYWQLRNPEISREIYGKMFRDNVIIGWILLAGMIGGTLLS; encoded by the coding sequence ATGGTGACAGAAGCGAATCAACCACAACCTACCTGGCTAAGTGTTGTCCGTCTGCTGCGGTGGGATAAGCCAGCGGGACGGTTAATCTTAATGATTCCAGCCCTCTGGGCGATATTTTTAGCGACAGGGGGAACCCCGCCTTTAACTCTGATTTTGGTGATTGTCTTTGGTAGCCTAGCCACCAGTGCGGCTGGCTGTGTGGTCAATGATTTATGGGATAGAAACATTGACCCGGAAGTGGAAAGAACCCGTAACCGTCCCTTGGCGAGTCGCGCCCTCACGATTAAAACTGGTGTTGTGGTGGGGTTGGTGGCGTTTGCTTGTGCTTTCGGGTTGGCGCTATATCTTAATCCCCTCAGTTTCTGGTTGTCTGTGGCGGCGGTTCCGGTGATTATCTGCTATCCCTTAGCTAAACGGGTGTTTCCAGTCCCTCAATTGGTTTTGTCGATCGCCTGGGGATTTGCGGTTTTAATTAGCTGGAGTGCTGCCAATGGTAGCCTAGAAGCCTCTACGGGTTTACTATGGGGGGCGACGGTATTATGGACCTTGGGGTTTGATACGGTTTATGCTATGAGCGATCGCGAAGACGATCGCCGATTGGGCATCAACTCCAGCGCCCTATTTTTTGGGGACTTTGCACCGAATGCGGTGGGTTTATTTTTCCTGGGTACAGCGGCTTTGATGTTGGGGGTAGACTTACAAATGCACCTGCACCCTGTTTCTTGGCTGGCTTTAGCTATAGTGGTGATTCTATGGGCGCGTCAGTATTGGCAACTGCGAAACCCAGAGATTTCTCGGGAGATTTACGGCAAAATGTTCCGTGATAATGTGATCATCGGTTGGATTTTGCTGGCTGGTATGATTGGCGGCACTCTTCTCAGTTGA
- a CDS encoding tetratricopeptide repeat protein yields MFKTTKLLVSNVLLAIAATVFVVPAVAQPPQILAQATSQANINQLNDLLQKGRDLVNSGNMDEALNVYLQAVQLDSSDAKIYSALAYVQALRGDFEAAAKFYRDAITLDPQNADFYYGLGYTLARLQDYPAAAQAYRRATQLQRDNINAHLGLAASLFRQQDYRGAIQAYQAALALEPNSWEANASMGMAWLRQGNASQSLQFLQQAMELAPNQPNIYLKLGIAYLEQGDRTAALDAFQEAARLSPFNGEIQFQIGEIFRLQENFEGAMQAYQQALAMEPDLVAANMAIGEIQLRLRDYIGAIVSFRRAADRFADQPSVHYYLGLALKERGGREPQAIASFRKARELYEKQGDREGVRQAEAALRELEAN; encoded by the coding sequence GTGTTCAAGACAACTAAACTACTGGTTAGCAATGTTTTACTGGCGATCGCTGCCACTGTGTTTGTAGTTCCTGCCGTGGCACAACCTCCCCAGATTTTAGCTCAAGCCACCTCCCAGGCGAACATCAATCAACTTAATGACCTGCTCCAAAAGGGGCGAGATCTCGTTAATAGTGGCAATATGGATGAAGCCCTCAATGTTTACCTTCAAGCCGTCCAGCTAGACAGCAGTGATGCTAAAATATATTCGGCTCTCGCCTATGTACAGGCCTTGCGGGGAGACTTTGAGGCGGCTGCTAAATTTTATCGGGACGCTATTACCCTCGATCCTCAAAATGCAGATTTTTACTACGGTTTGGGTTATACCCTAGCCCGGTTGCAAGACTACCCAGCAGCAGCACAAGCCTATCGGCGCGCTACCCAATTACAGAGAGATAACATTAATGCTCACCTGGGGTTAGCAGCCAGTTTATTTAGACAGCAAGACTATAGGGGAGCCATTCAAGCCTATCAAGCCGCCCTGGCTTTGGAACCTAATAGCTGGGAAGCTAACGCATCTATGGGAATGGCTTGGTTAAGACAAGGAAATGCTTCCCAATCTCTACAATTTCTACAACAGGCGATGGAGTTGGCTCCTAATCAGCCTAATATTTATCTGAAACTGGGTATAGCTTATTTGGAACAAGGCGATCGCACCGCCGCCCTCGATGCTTTTCAAGAGGCGGCGCGACTGTCTCCTTTTAATGGTGAAATTCAGTTCCAAATTGGGGAAATATTCCGCCTTCAAGAGAATTTTGAGGGTGCGATGCAAGCCTATCAACAAGCCTTAGCTATGGAACCGGATCTAGTGGCAGCTAATATGGCGATCGGTGAAATTCAGCTAAGATTAAGAGACTATATTGGTGCGATCGTCAGTTTCCGACGCGCCGCCGATCGCTTTGCTGACCAACCATCAGTTCACTATTATTTAGGTCTAGCCCTGAAAGAACGCGGAGGTCGAGAACCCCAGGCGATCGCCTCCTTTAGAAAAGCCCGCGAACTCTATGAGAAACAAGGCGATCGTGAAGGTGTCAGACAAGCCGAAGCCGCCTTGAGAGAACTCGAAGCTAATTAA
- a CDS encoding L,D-transpeptidase, with the protein MGKLNNLQQLSEKVALASLGIGMLLVGGQQPLMASSPTAEPTLSASGSAPRIYPYQSLLNPDVPPLDDPSKFLPLGEQQAQLKLVLRLGERRVYVYRGESQIASYPVAVGKPGWETPTGTFQVTEKVENPQWQNPWTGEVRPAGPNSALGLRWIGFWHDGKDAIGFHGTPTVNSIGQAASHGCVRMRNEDIVALFEKVEMGTVVMVLP; encoded by the coding sequence ATGGGTAAACTGAATAATCTTCAACAGCTATCCGAAAAAGTAGCACTAGCCAGCCTAGGAATTGGGATGTTGCTAGTGGGAGGACAACAGCCTTTAATGGCATCAAGTCCAACTGCTGAACCAACCCTTTCTGCTAGTGGTTCAGCACCGCGTATTTATCCTTACCAAAGTCTTTTGAATCCTGATGTACCTCCCCTCGATGACCCTTCCAAATTTTTACCCCTCGGAGAACAACAAGCACAACTAAAATTAGTTCTCCGTTTGGGAGAACGTCGGGTTTATGTATATCGAGGTGAGAGTCAAATAGCAAGCTATCCCGTAGCCGTAGGAAAACCCGGTTGGGAGACTCCCACCGGAACTTTCCAAGTTACTGAAAAAGTCGAAAATCCTCAGTGGCAAAATCCCTGGACAGGAGAAGTGCGCCCCGCCGGACCAAATAGCGCCCTAGGTTTGCGCTGGATTGGATTTTGGCATGATGGCAAGGATGCGATAGGATTTCATGGAACCCCGACAGTCAACTCCATTGGACAGGCGGCTTCTCATGGTTGCGTTCGGATGCGGAATGAGGATATAGTGGCGCTATTTGAAAAGGTGGAAATGGGGACTGTGGTTATGGTGCTTCCCTAG
- a CDS encoding photosystem II protein Y, which yields MDLDLRIVVVLLPLIVAGGWALFKIGSAAISQAQAFMKK from the coding sequence ATGGATTTGGATCTTCGGATTGTTGTGGTTTTGTTACCGTTGATCGTTGCTGGCGGCTGGGCTTTGTTTAAAATCGGTAGTGCGGCGATCAGTCAAGCCCAAGCCTTTATGAAAAAATAA
- the rbfA gene encoding 30S ribosome-binding factor RbfA: protein MATDRRVSRVASLIKREVSQVLLYDIKDDRVGIGMVSITEVEVSGDLQHAKIFVSIYGTEEARRSTMEGLRSATGYIRSHLGKHIRLRRTPEVVFLEDRSLERGDKIIELLNQISHEHKNSDTAGDTTQEDDPEAQQ, encoded by the coding sequence ATGGCTACAGATCGTCGCGTTTCCCGCGTGGCTTCACTGATTAAACGGGAGGTTAGCCAAGTATTGCTCTACGACATCAAAGACGATCGCGTGGGAATTGGAATGGTCAGTATTACCGAAGTTGAAGTGTCCGGGGATTTGCAACACGCTAAAATTTTTGTGAGTATCTATGGGACCGAAGAAGCACGCCGCTCAACTATGGAAGGGTTGCGATCGGCAACTGGCTATATTCGTTCCCATTTAGGAAAGCATATCCGTTTACGACGTACTCCAGAAGTGGTGTTTCTCGAAGATCGTTCCCTTGAACGTGGGGATAAAATTATTGAGCTGTTAAATCAGATTTCTCACGAACACAAAAACTCAGATACAGCCGGGGATACCACTCAGGAAGATGACCCGGAAGCACAACAGTAA
- a CDS encoding glycoside hydrolase family 3 N-terminal domain-containing protein, which produces MSVLSSQVAQMVVVRASGHLFDHQIRYPAWEPGRDRLQYWLQELGVGGVIFVDGSAAEMAARTKLLQSWAKVPLFLAADIEEGVGQRFAGATWFPPPMALGSIANHNLSLAEDYAEKMGAITASEALAIGLNWVLGPVVDVNNNPDNPVINVRSFGDNPETVSNLASAFIRGCQKYPVLTTAKHFPGHGDTAVDSHIELPMLPHSAERLARVELPPFQRAIAAGVDSVMSAHLLIPAWDRELPATLSPKILTEKLRQELCFDGLIVTDALVMGAIARGYSLASSSVLAVKAGADILLMPEDPEVTIRAIVQAVENGEISPERIAASCDRINKAKEKISTRQVSDLNLDSLSTPIAVETVSLILQQSQVSPRLDLQPPIAPPNNLQPAEWRNLVIVDDLLSCRFLGHHTPAIAYPAKLGWKLQLIDRNSGTNPAAETGFSPTLLQLFIRGNPFGWTAGLTEIARVWFKKLLKTGELKALAIYGSPYTLQEFLPEIPDDVPFVFSYGQIPPAQAIALESLFPCVKA; this is translated from the coding sequence ATGAGTGTACTCTCGTCCCAGGTGGCTCAAATGGTGGTCGTGCGTGCTAGTGGTCATCTGTTTGACCACCAAATTCGCTATCCGGCTTGGGAACCGGGACGCGATCGCCTCCAATACTGGTTACAGGAATTAGGGGTCGGTGGAGTCATTTTTGTTGATGGTAGCGCGGCGGAAATGGCTGCTAGAACTAAATTGCTTCAGTCCTGGGCGAAAGTCCCCCTATTTTTGGCTGCGGATATTGAGGAGGGAGTAGGACAGCGTTTTGCTGGGGCGACTTGGTTTCCACCACCAATGGCTTTGGGGTCGATCGCTAATCATAACCTAAGTCTGGCTGAGGATTATGCGGAAAAAATGGGGGCTATTACCGCCTCGGAGGCTCTGGCTATAGGCTTAAATTGGGTTCTGGGTCCGGTGGTGGATGTTAATAACAATCCTGATAATCCCGTGATTAATGTGCGCTCTTTTGGGGATAATCCAGAAACCGTTAGTAATTTAGCCAGCGCCTTTATCCGGGGTTGTCAAAAATACCCCGTCCTAACTACGGCGAAGCATTTTCCCGGTCATGGAGATACAGCCGTAGATTCCCATATTGAGTTACCAATGTTACCTCATTCGGCGGAGAGGTTGGCAAGGGTTGAGTTACCCCCCTTTCAAAGGGCGATCGCTGCTGGGGTTGATAGTGTCATGAGCGCTCACTTATTGATTCCGGCTTGGGATAGGGAACTACCTGCTACCTTATCCCCGAAAATTTTGACCGAAAAATTGCGACAGGAATTGTGCTTTGACGGGTTGATTGTTACTGATGCTTTGGTCATGGGGGCGATCGCCCGTGGTTACAGTTTAGCGAGTAGCTCCGTATTGGCAGTAAAGGCCGGGGCTGATATCCTATTAATGCCTGAAGATCCCGAAGTCACTATTCGCGCCATAGTACAAGCCGTCGAAAATGGTGAGATTTCCCCAGAAAGGATAGCTGCTTCTTGCGATCGCATCAATAAAGCCAAGGAGAAAATTTCTACCCGTCAGGTTTCTGACCTAAATTTGGATTCTTTATCGACTCCAATCGCTGTTGAAACTGTAAGTTTGATTTTGCAACAGTCCCAGGTTAGCCCCCGGTTAGACCTTCAGCCCCCCATAGCGCCACCAAACAATCTACAACCAGCCGAGTGGCGGAATTTGGTGATTGTCGATGATTTGCTTTCCTGTCGGTTTCTGGGACATCATACCCCGGCGATCGCTTATCCCGCCAAATTGGGCTGGAAATTACAACTTATCGATCGCAATAGTGGGACCAACCCAGCCGCCGAAACCGGATTTTCCCCCACTTTGCTACAGTTATTTATTCGCGGTAATCCTTTTGGCTGGACTGCTGGATTAACTGAAATAGCCAGGGTTTGGTTTAAAAAATTGTTAAAAACTGGGGAACTCAAGGCACTGGCGATTTATGGTAGTCCGTATACTCTCCAAGAGTTTTTGCCCGAAATTCCCGATGATGTGCCATTCGTGTTTTCATACGGCCAAATTCCCCCAGCCCAGGCGATCGCCTTAGAAAGTCTCTTCCCGTGCGTCAAAGCATAA
- a CDS encoding DUF4327 family protein: MTYTTVQYSLDVIKDEVRNLLHKGMISRQQPIYTLCQYIPAREWACIEYELEAFNFLLRDRIGDLVGREKWDND; the protein is encoded by the coding sequence ATGACTTACACCACCGTTCAATACTCACTTGACGTCATTAAAGACGAAGTACGCAATCTCCTACATAAAGGTATGATCAGCCGTCAGCAGCCGATCTATACATTGTGCCAGTACATTCCAGCTAGGGAGTGGGCTTGCATCGAGTACGAACTGGAGGCGTTTAACTTCCTCCTGCGTGACCGCATAGGCGATCTGGTTGGCCGTGAAAAGTGGGACAACGACTAA
- the thiC gene encoding phosphomethylpyrimidine synthase, whose amino-acid sequence MRSQWVANRRGQANVSQMHYARQGIITEEMHYVATRENLSPDLIREEVARGRMIIPANINHTNLEPMCIGIASKCKVNANIGASPNSSSLEEEVDKLKLAVKYGADTVMDLSTGGGNLDAIRTAVINASPVPIGTVPIYQALESVHGSIEKLTADDFLHIIEKHAQQGVDYMTIHAGILIQYLPLVRNRITGIVSRGGGIIARWMLHHHKQNPLYTHFDDIIEIFKKYDVSFSLGDSLRPGCTHDASDEAQLAELKTLGQLTRRAWEHDVQVMVEGPGHVPMDQIEFNVKKQMEECSEAPFYVLGPLVTDIAPGYDHITSAIGAAMAGWYGTAMLCYVTPKEHLGLPDAEDVRNGLIAYKIAAHAADIARHRPGARDRDDELSAARYNFDWNKQFELSLDPERAREYHDETLPADIYKTAEFCSMCGPKFCPMQTKVDAEALTELEKFLASEDAKKTAVAR is encoded by the coding sequence ATGCGATCTCAATGGGTTGCCAACCGACGTGGACAGGCTAATGTATCTCAAATGCACTATGCCCGCCAGGGAATCATCACCGAGGAAATGCACTACGTCGCCACCCGCGAAAATCTAAGCCCTGATTTAATTCGCGAGGAAGTTGCACGGGGTCGGATGATTATTCCCGCTAATATCAATCATACCAACCTAGAGCCAATGTGTATTGGCATTGCCTCTAAATGTAAAGTCAACGCCAATATCGGCGCATCCCCCAACTCTTCCAGCCTCGAAGAAGAAGTAGACAAGCTGAAATTAGCCGTTAAATATGGCGCAGACACGGTTATGGACCTGTCTACAGGTGGAGGAAACCTCGATGCTATTCGCACCGCCGTCATTAACGCTTCCCCGGTTCCCATTGGTACAGTACCCATTTATCAAGCCTTAGAAAGCGTTCACGGTAGCATTGAGAAACTCACTGCAGACGACTTTCTGCATATCATTGAGAAACACGCCCAGCAGGGAGTCGATTATATGACTATCCATGCTGGCATTCTCATTCAATATCTGCCCTTAGTCCGTAACCGGATTACCGGAATTGTGTCTCGTGGCGGTGGTATTATTGCCCGGTGGATGCTCCATCACCATAAGCAAAATCCCCTCTATACTCATTTTGATGACATTATCGAAATCTTCAAAAAATATGATGTCTCTTTTAGTTTGGGGGATTCCTTGCGTCCCGGTTGTACCCATGACGCATCAGACGAAGCACAACTGGCTGAATTGAAAACCTTGGGACAGTTAACTCGCCGCGCCTGGGAACATGATGTGCAGGTGATGGTAGAAGGTCCTGGTCATGTGCCAATGGATCAAATTGAGTTTAACGTTAAAAAACAAATGGAAGAGTGTTCCGAAGCGCCTTTCTATGTGTTGGGTCCTTTGGTGACAGATATTGCGCCCGGTTATGACCATATTACGTCTGCTATTGGTGCGGCTATGGCGGGATGGTATGGAACTGCTATGCTCTGTTATGTGACACCTAAAGAACATTTAGGACTCCCTGATGCTGAGGATGTCCGTAATGGCTTGATTGCCTATAAAATTGCCGCTCATGCAGCAGATATCGCCCGCCATCGTCCAGGGGCGCGCGATCGCGATGATGAATTGTCCGCAGCCCGTTATAATTTCGACTGGAACAAGCAGTTTGAATTATCCCTAGACCCTGAACGCGCCCGCGAGTATCACGACGAAACTCTCCCGGCGGACATCTACAAAACTGCTGAGTTTTGCTCTATGTGCGGTCCGAAATTCTGCCCCATGCAAACTAAGGTAGACGCGGAAGCATTAACAGAGTTGGAGAAATTCCTAGCCTCAGAAGACGCTAAGAAAACTGCTGTAGCCCGCTAG
- a CDS encoding Hsp20/alpha crystallin family protein, giving the protein MVIDFSHTFKKSAEISRNIEQVYGEDELINGGSNFQPIIAIKDSPDHLMINMTIPDLCEDDLDILITGEAAIISGTLNNSQVPFRQLIALPQSVCRDRVQVDYNNGILNLTLTKIL; this is encoded by the coding sequence ATGGTCATCGACTTCTCACACACATTTAAAAAATCTGCCGAAATTAGCCGTAACATCGAACAAGTTTATGGCGAAGATGAACTCATCAATGGCGGCAGTAATTTCCAACCCATCATCGCCATTAAAGACAGCCCCGATCACCTGATGATCAACATGACCATTCCCGATTTATGTGAAGATGATTTAGACATTCTCATCACCGGAGAAGCTGCCATCATTTCGGGAACCCTTAATAATTCCCAAGTTCCCTTTCGTCAACTGATCGCTCTCCCTCAAAGCGTCTGTCGCGATCGCGTTCAAGTAGACTACAATAATGGCATTCTCAACCTTACCCTAACCAAAATCCTCTAG
- a CDS encoding SUMF1/EgtB/PvdO family nonheme iron enzyme, whose translation MWKILHTEKPQHRVTIEPFWIAKYAIAQKQWQQVASSYELTRSKMVSFGF comes from the coding sequence ATGTGGAAAATTTTGCATACAGAAAAACCACAGCACCGAGTGACGATTGAACCATTCTGGATAGCGAAATATGCGATCGCGCAGAAACAATGGCAACAAGTAGCCAGCTCTTACGAACTAACGAGATCTAAAATGGTATCCTTCGGATTTTGA
- a CDS encoding Pepco domain-containing protein, with amino-acid sequence MSEIIQIPKSIWIITQDSPNPSTSPDTPTESQTHRVAVPAHKMQQNMSQFLLVIGDVFLQAEQQAFQMQQASGNSQKSPMQLDQVELSVRINGNGEVSLCSDNFDHGTIKLTFKRRKT; translated from the coding sequence ATGTCAGAAATTATCCAAATTCCCAAAAGTATCTGGATTATTACCCAAGATTCCCCTAACCCCTCAACATCCCCTGACACTCCTACAGAATCACAGACCCACAGGGTAGCAGTCCCGGCGCACAAAATGCAGCAAAATATGAGTCAATTTTTATTAGTAATTGGTGATGTATTTCTACAAGCGGAACAGCAAGCGTTTCAAATGCAGCAAGCCTCTGGAAACTCCCAAAAATCTCCCATGCAGCTTGACCAGGTGGAATTGTCTGTCAGAATTAATGGCAACGGAGAAGTTAGCCTCTGTAGTGACAACTTCGATCATGGGACTATCAAACTTACGTTTAAACGTCGCAAAACTTAA